Below is a window of Mycolicibacterium chitae DNA.
GCCAGAACGCGCGGCGCACCCGGCGAAGGTGTCGGATGGATGCGTCCTTGAAGGGAGCGAACCTTGGAAACGGCCGTAGGAGTCATCGGTGGCGGCATCATGGGATGTGGCATCGCGGAAGTAGCTGCTCGCAGTGGCTGCAATGTTGTGCTCCGCGAAGTCAATCAAGAGTTGGTCCAGGCGGCCGAGCGCAAGCTGGAGGTGTCCCTGGGTACTGCGGTACGCAAGGCGAAGCTCAGCCAGACCGAGTGCGACGAGATCCGGGGACGCATCCGCTTCACCGACAGCATGGCCGAGATGGCGGATCGGGATCTGGTGGTGGAGGCGGTGATCGAGAGCTTGCCGGTGAAGACCGAGATCTTCGGGCAGCTCGGCAAGATCGCCCGACCCGATGCGCTCCTCGCAACCAATACATCGTCCATTCCGATCATGCAGGTGGCTGCAGCCACGGAGCGACCCGAACGCGTTGTTGGCCTACATTTCTTCAACCCGGCGCCGGTGATGCCGTTGGTGGAGATCATCGCGTGCGAGGTCACCTCGGACGAAACACTGAGACGAGCACGTGAATTCGCTGCCGACCAGCTCGGCAAGACCACGATCAGGGCAAAGGACCGGGCAGGTTTTGTCGTCAACGCACTGCTGATCCCCTATCTGTTGTCGGCGATTCGCATGGCTGAGGCGGGTCTGGCGAGCGTTGAGGACATCGACCAGGGAATGGTCGGTGGCTGCGGCCACCCGATGGGTCCGCTGGCATTGACGGACCTGATCGGACTCGACACCACGATGGCGGTCGCGGAGTCGATGTATGCCGAAACCAAAGAGCGGCTCTACGCTCCCCCAGCGCTGCTGATGCGCAAGGTGGAGGCCGGCGAACTCGGCCGAAAGTCCGGTCGGGGGTTCTTCACCTACCCCAAGAAGTAGCCCGAGTCGCTGACCGCTGACCGGTCGCCCGATTCCGGACCTTCACGCGGGCCCGAGTCGGTAGCATTGTCGACACCGTCCGGGTGAGCCCAGTTCCGAGGGCAGACATGAGAACGAAGCGCAGGATCGTCGCCGTCTCCTCGATGTGCCCCGCCGTTTTCCTCGTCGTCGGCGCCCTGGCCGGCTCCCCCGCCCATGCCGATGAGGCGCTGCTGCAGGGCGTCAACGGGTTGCGCCCGGGGTGCCCGCCGATCGTTGCCGATCCGCGGTTGAGCGCCGCGGCGCAGCGACACGCCAACGACATGTTGGCGACGGGGGTGGGCGGTCACGCCGGTTCGGACGGTTCTTCGCCGCGCGCCCGGATCACCGCCGCAGGCTACACCGCACCGGGATCCACCGGCGAGATCGTTTTCTGGGGCACCGGGGCGGCCGCCAACTCGGCCTCGGCTCTCGACTGGTGGATGAACAGCCCGCCGCACCGCGCACTGATCGTCAACTGTGCGTTCACCGCTGCCGGTGTCGCCACCGCCCGCAACGGCACCAAGCTGACCGCCGTCGTGGAGTTCGGGACGGGATAGCCGCTCACCTCCGGCAGTTGAGCCACCAGATGTGGGTGGACAGCACGGTGGCGAACGCGCACCACGCCGGATACGCCGCCAGCGGCCCCCCGCGCACGCCACGGGTCTGCACCGCGCGCCGCGTCAGGTCGAGGCTGCTGGCGGTCAGCGCCCCGGCGGTCAACGCCGCCAACCCGGGGCGGTGCCGGTTGAAGAACACCCAGGACCAGCCCGCGTTGAGCACCAGATTGAGTCCCAGCGCGGCACTGTACGAGCGTGCGGCCTGTTCTTCGCCGGTGTCGGCCAGGTGGTCGATGGTGTCGGTGGAGACCAGCGCGAGGTCGGTGTAGAGGAGCGGCCAGACGATGGGGAACACCTTCGGGGGCGGCTGATAGCTCGGCTTACGCAGCCGCGCGTACCACGGGGAGTTCACGTCGCGACTGGTGGCCGCGCCGCCCACGATCGCCGTCGCTCCCACCGCCGCCGCGGTCGCGCCAAGGGTCTTGATCCGCATAACCTGCTGCTCCTGTCGTTGTCCGGCCCCCGCCGGTGAACTACTCCCCTCGGTACGTATTCGGAGCTACCCGGTCGGTGGATGGTTCAAAAGTGGCCATCTCCAAAAGTGCCTATGGTGGGAGTGGAGACGGGAAACCGGAGAAGGAGTGACTGTGCTTCGTTATCAATTGCCCAGCGTCGCCGATCTGATCGAACTCGGCCGCCAACATCAGAATGCGATCACGGTCTACGCCCAGACGGCGCCCGGACCCGATCATCGAGAGAACGCGTTGGTGACGGCCAAGAGCGCCGTCGACCGAGCGCTGCGGACCGTGCGGGAGTCCGGCGCCAAGCATGCAGTGGAGGATCAGTTGCGGGAGCGCTGGGCCGAGATCGCGGATTCGGAGCTGTGGCGCAGCCTTTCCCGCTCGCTGGCGATCTTCATCGCCGAGGACCAGCACCAGGTGTACGTGCTGCCCAACGCCCTCGAGACCCAGCTGCAGGTCGGCCAGTACTTCGACATCGGGCAATTGGTGCGGGCGGTGACCACGCCGCAGGAGGCCTACGCGCTGACGCTGTCGGCCGACGGCTGGAATCTGTGGCACGCGACCCCGTCGAGCCGGGCCGCGGAACTGCCGCTGAGCGAGGAGTACGCCGCCGACGCCGCCGAGGCCACCAACCGCACCACCATCCGGGGCCGCCAGCAGGTCGGCCGGCTGGTCGGCGACGAGGGCAAGAAGACGCTGCTGCAGACCTATGCCAAACGCGTCGCCGACGCGGTGGAATCCGAACTCGGACAGGTCGATCCGGACCGCAAACTGCCGCTCTACCTGTTCGCCACCGACCCGCTGCTCGACTTCTATCGCAACATCGACGGCAAGCACCGTCTGGTCGCCGTGCCCGGCGCGCCCGACGATCTCCGGCCCGACCAGATCGACACCGCGATCCGGGGATCGTTGCCGAAGCTCAACAGCGAGTTCGTCAATACCCGACTCGGGGAGATCGCGGACACGGTGAGCCGCGGGTTGGTGGCCACCGACATCGGCGACATCGCCCGCGCGGCGGCCTCCGGCGCGGTCTCGACGCTGGTGTACGACTTCACCGTCGACGTCCTCGGACTCCTCGACGACACCACGGGCGAGGTGAGCTACACCCCCGACGGCTATGACCTGCTGTCCCGGATCGCCGTGACCGTGCTGGACAAGGGCGGGCAGGCCATCGCAGTCCGCAGCGACGAGGTCACGTCGTCGATCTGGACCGGTACCGCCGTGGCGGAGTTGCGATTCCCGCTGAGCTGACGGCGGTTTCACTCACCGACCGCTGCGCGCGACGTGGAACTCGGCGGCGCGCCGGATGGACTGTTCGGTGGGCGTGGGCCGCCACCCCAGTTCCCGGGTGGCCTTGCCGTGGTCGGCCGGTGAGGTCAGTCGCATGAGTCGGATGCTGGTACTGGTGATCGGGACCTCGCGACCGGTGAGCCTCCCGAAGGTCTCCACGACCCGTCCCAGGACGCGCACGGGGGCCATCGGGATGCCGAACCGGGGCGGCGTGGCGCCGACGGCTTCGGCTGCGATGGTGAGCATTTCACGCTGGGTCATGTAGCGCTCCGAGACGATGTAGCGCTCCCCCACCCGCCCGCGGTCGGCGGCCAGCAGCATCGCCTCGGCCGCGTCGTCGATGCCGACCACCTCGGATCCCACACCGCGGATGTAAAACGGCATCTTGCCCAGGGCCGCCAGCTTGACGAAAAGGCCCTGGCGCGGTTGCCAATCCGGTGGCCCGTACGGGTTGGACACATTGAGGATGACCGCCGGCAGTCCGCGCTCTCTCGCCTGGGATAGCACGAGTTGTTCGGCCTGCCGGCGCGATTCGATGTAGGAGCCGCCCTGGTCGGCCCAGTTGAACGGGGTGTCCTCGTCGACGGTCTCGCCGTTGCGGCCCACCGCGATGGCGCCGATGGTGCTGAGGAAGACGAAGCGCTGCAGGTTCGCCTGGGACGCGATGTCCAGCACGCGGCGCAGGCCCTCGACATTGGTACGGAACAGCGGGCGCGGGTCGCGCAGTTCGGCGCGCACGTCGACCACGCAGTAATAAACGACGTCGCGGTCCCGCATCGCCGCCGTGACCGCCTCGGCGTCGAAGATGTCGCCGTAGCGGGTCTCCACGTCGAGACCATCGATGCCCTTGGTGGAACTGGATTTCCGCAGCAGCACGCGCACGTCGTCGCCACGGGCGACCAGATGGCGGGTGACGCAGGCGCCCACGTTGCCGCTCGCGCCCATGACCAAAGCTCTGCGCATACTCGTCGACCCCTGTCGTCGGTCCGCCCGCAACCCGCGTCAGGGTACCGTAAGCGCTACAGTAGGCGCGCCGGTTCGGCGCGGGTAACCCCGCCCTCGGCGGTGATGTCAGGATGGGCGGATGGCGGATCGTGATCGCGACGAACTCGGCAAGGCGCGCAATCTGCGGCCGCGCGACGAACTCGGCCGCCCGCTGCCCTACGGCGCCGAGGGCGTTCCGCGGATACCGGACGATCTGATCCTGCCGCCCGCCGAGACGCTGACCTACGCCCAGGACCTGCTGGACCGCGGGCTGGCGTTCAACGCCCACGAGGTCCTCGAGGCGGCCTGGAAGAACGCGCCCGAGGCCGAGCGGCGGATGTGGCAGGCGCTGGCGCAGTTCGCCGTCGGCATCACCCACATCCAGCGCGGGAATCCCGCGGGCGCCGTCACCGTCCTGCGGCGCGCAACCGGCGGGCTCGAGCAGACCGCGGTGTCCGACGCCCACGGCGTGGACGCCGACGGGCTGATCCGGCACGGTCGCGGCCTCATCGAGGATCTGCTGCAGGGCAACGACATTGCCGACGAGCGGCTGCGGCCGGCTCTGCGGCCGAACTCGACGGCATAGGAGCGCGATGAGCTACCTGGGCGAGCTGCGAACCAACTGGCGGCCACTGGCGGCGGCCACGGCCGGCCTCAGTGCCGGGCTGAGCCTGACCGCGTACACGAACGCGGTGATGGCCCCGCAGTTCCTCGCGGAATTCGGGTGGAGCCGTTCGGAGTTCGCCCTGACCGGGGTCATCGCGCTGCTGACGTTCGTGTTCCTACCGGTGTACGGCCGGCTGACCGACCTGTTCGGCGTGC
It encodes the following:
- a CDS encoding 3-hydroxybutyryl-CoA dehydrogenase, whose protein sequence is METAVGVIGGGIMGCGIAEVAARSGCNVVLREVNQELVQAAERKLEVSLGTAVRKAKLSQTECDEIRGRIRFTDSMAEMADRDLVVEAVIESLPVKTEIFGQLGKIARPDALLATNTSSIPIMQVAAATERPERVVGLHFFNPAPVMPLVEIIACEVTSDETLRRAREFAADQLGKTTIRAKDRAGFVVNALLIPYLLSAIRMAEAGLASVEDIDQGMVGGCGHPMGPLALTDLIGLDTTMAVAESMYAETKERLYAPPALLMRKVEAGELGRKSGRGFFTYPKK
- a CDS encoding CAP domain-containing protein — its product is MRTKRRIVAVSSMCPAVFLVVGALAGSPAHADEALLQGVNGLRPGCPPIVADPRLSAAAQRHANDMLATGVGGHAGSDGSSPRARITAAGYTAPGSTGEIVFWGTGAAANSASALDWWMNSPPHRALIVNCAFTAAGVATARNGTKLTAVVEFGTG
- a CDS encoding TspO/MBR family protein; this translates as MRIKTLGATAAAVGATAIVGGAATSRDVNSPWYARLRKPSYQPPPKVFPIVWPLLYTDLALVSTDTIDHLADTGEEQAARSYSAALGLNLVLNAGWSWVFFNRHRPGLAALTAGALTASSLDLTRRAVQTRGVRGGPLAAYPAWCAFATVLSTHIWWLNCRR
- a CDS encoding NAD-dependent epimerase/dehydratase family protein, translating into MGASGNVGACVTRHLVARGDDVRVLLRKSSSTKGIDGLDVETRYGDIFDAEAVTAAMRDRDVVYYCVVDVRAELRDPRPLFRTNVEGLRRVLDIASQANLQRFVFLSTIGAIAVGRNGETVDEDTPFNWADQGGSYIESRRQAEQLVLSQARERGLPAVILNVSNPYGPPDWQPRQGLFVKLAALGKMPFYIRGVGSEVVGIDDAAEAMLLAADRGRVGERYIVSERYMTQREMLTIAAEAVGATPPRFGIPMAPVRVLGRVVETFGRLTGREVPITSTSIRLMRLTSPADHGKATRELGWRPTPTEQSIRRAAEFHVARSGR
- a CDS encoding DUF309 domain-containing protein; protein product: MADRDRDELGKARNLRPRDELGRPLPYGAEGVPRIPDDLILPPAETLTYAQDLLDRGLAFNAHEVLEAAWKNAPEAERRMWQALAQFAVGITHIQRGNPAGAVTVLRRATGGLEQTAVSDAHGVDADGLIRHGRGLIEDLLQGNDIADERLRPALRPNSTA